AATCATACATGTAAACAATCCTGGTTGAGGACACGAAGCCAAGCAGGCTGGCTTATTGCATCGAAGACAAATCTTGGCGACATTGCCAAGTGGTAAGGCGGGGGACTGCAAACCCTTTTTCCCCAGTTCAAATCCAGGTGTCAACCTGTGCTCTCTAGCACAAAACTTGAACTCCTACCTCCGAAACATCCCTGAACCTTGAAGTGCTTGGCCATACTCTGCAATGATTGCAGAGCCTTTAACTAATTCCCAGATCTTGGCAGAATTTTTCAACCAGTCACGTTCTGAGACTGTCCTAGCAAAGGACAGGCCGTTCATTGATAAAACCTGAAGAAACAGAAAGCCTTTTCAAATTTGCAGACATTGTAGTTTGTCAAGGGAAAAGAATATCAATATCTTTGTTGATAGGTTTTATCTTATCAGATgaggaaaaaaatatgtgattgcACTTGACCataagagagaaggagagaaaccTGATCTCGCAACTTCCATAGTGCAGAGATGTAACTTTTGTACTGAGCTTTAAGAGAGTCATCTTTGTCCTTTAATGGAATGACAAATAAATTGATAGATTTTGAATCTGGATCATTATCATGACTGTTTGAAGGCACAGAATAAGAGATCTGCTCTTTTTCCATGCTTCCAcccttttctttgatgaatgaTGAGGAGCTGAAATATTGTGCTAGTTCCTTCCTCAGTTCCACAAAATTACATGGAGTAAAATCTTTATCTTGCAGCCTGCAAAAAAGAGGATTAGATAGGTGCTTCTGCTCCCAGAAAGAAAGAACTCCATATCACATAATACCAAGATAACTTTGAATAAGACTTCAAGCAATTAGGAAATGATATCAAAGTTGAGCAACATCGTTGACAGACAATGCACTAGATGCAAAAATGTTGATTTGAGATCTGTATCTCCCCATTTATTGTAGATGTACATGCagaaattttgaaaatcattGTCATGCTATTGTAGATGTACCATCATTCCAAggattttatttcatgaaatccATAGAAACTGTTCATTGACGATAACAgctttatttctatttatttctatGGCTGCATGTGAGCCCTGCAGAATACATCTGGCCAATCATGAAAACATGCTCACATGTGCATAACTCTTAAATTTTCCTGGTTGTTACTGCAAGTGAGCATGTCTTGACCACCATGAATACAGAACAAGTGACTTCCATATATTATAATGCAAGAGCGAAAATAATGAAAAGCCTAGAATGGACCTAGCCTTCATGCATTAATAGATCATAAATCAAGTGTTATGTGATCGTAGTATTTTGTTAGCTAACTTGGGCTTCCTAAAAGCAAGAAATATATCTTTGAAAATCAGAGTGGGGTAACAAGACAGAAAATTGAACACCCTGATTATCAATACAATAATTACATATGAGATATGCCCTACATGGAGAGAGGGAAAAGTTGATCATGTCAACAAGTATTTTATATAACTTATTTCAAAGACACACTACCGAATTACTTTTTCTCCATAAGCTAAGTTGCAATTTATTACAATTGAACAAAATGATAACTCACTTTGTATGTACAAAGAGTGGAGTAGCCATATACTCTTCAGCCTCAGAGACTTtatccttgttttctttttcagttcCCGCATTAGAGCTCTGCAAATATGCAGAGTTTAGTGAAGATGGATCAGGTATGCCATGTTTCAGCAAGTCAACCTGCAAATATATAGCACCCCAGTAAGATTTATAGATTGTACAAGATAGATAAACCAAGTGAGACATTCAAGtagaaagaaaaaggacaaaCAAAATGCAAGTGTCAAAGAACAGGTATTTGAGAAAAGACAACACATCAGAATATCCAGTTTCTAGTGATCTTGAAATATTGACCAAGAAACAATCAATGATATTAGTAtcataacttttaataaaaattgttcTTTCATACCATGAGCAAAGACAGAGTGTAGTTTCATGCAACTTCAGTACAGATATTTTAGTAGTGATAAAACATAACTACCTACTTTGTGAGGAAAAAGAACcacaaaggaaaaataaaataaaataaacattcataTACAAACAAAGCATTAAAAGGCAGctaaagtaaacaaaaatacatatcaaaTTGCAAAATGTTACAAGAGTATGGCCTGAATAAAGAATTACTTTCTGAGTGATAGAATAACATATTACCATGTTATCTTAAGGCATAGGCCATCAGGCATCTCAAGAACAATCAGACACCTTGTTTTTGCTATCTCTCCTTTGTGCTCATCATATATGTATATTCAGGTATACATTAGATTTGGACACTTgtagaaatttattttcattttcccaGGTCATATATGGTAGTTACTTTTTCAATATGAGAGCACGTTAGTTCTCACTAATGCTACAAGCATACTTGAAGGCATTGTCCTCTTATCCTCCTTATGGAAGTTGCATCCCAGAAAAACTTTAAATTCTAAGCTTGGATATTCGAACCTTTATCCAAATTCCTCATTTGTATTAAACTCCAataaatcatcttttttataaaaaaaaaacatttagccaTTTCAAGTCCTGGGAAACAAGGTTTTTCAAGTACCTTCATATGAAGTTTAAAGATATACATCTGACCTAACATATAGTTTTGAAATAATCAGTGCATGTGTGACCATATACAACCATGAGGATATAGTACCAAAAACCATCTAACAACTATATTAGCAAATTCTTAAAGGAAGCAATTTGTGTCTTACCAGATAAAGTTAGTAGCCTCAAGCCCAACTTATAAAGATTAAATCAGATTTGAGATGCATTGTTGGATAAGTGATGTTGAGAAACAACGATGATTGATGTGTGATGATGAAATTATTGAGAAAATAGTAGTAGATATGTAAGTAATTCTGGAAAGGAATGGGCAAGCCATGATTTGTTCACATTCTGCTAGTTGTTAGTTGCActttgttgaaataaaaactgTACTATGATTGCCTTGTTATACATAATAATCTCTTCCACAAAGCCACAAGGTTCAAAAATCCCATACAGTACTTCATCACTGACCCGATACAAGAACCAGTGAATTTGAACAAATAATACCCAACTTATACAAGCGGACTTGCCAATATAATCATAATCTTCATACATGAagtcttatgtttttttttttttttcttgacagcATAGAAATGAGGGCTGGTAATCtagatttttttgtgatttttggttTAAGGGTTTGGATTGGGGTTGGGCTCTAATACCAAAATTGATATGGGATAGGGTAGTAGCAAATGTAGAGAAGTAGAATTCCCTATTGCAGAGGGAAAACTTGAGCAAGAAGAACGAACAACTTATAAATGAGGGCAAATCCCTATAGAAGAGGGTTGAAGGATTTTAAAGAATCTCTGACTTTTACAAAGGATATGGTTTTTATAGAGTGTTTGACGCCGACAAACTGTAGTATCCtcaactaaatagaaaatatgaaTCCTAACAATATATTaccttttaataataataataataataataataataataaaaccataGAAAGATACCTAAATACCAATAAACTCTAAATGTACTAAATTACAAACAAACAAGTAAGCTTTCTTGTTCCTATATTGTGCATCAAGTTGATATTTTTGTCCGAATTATGAGCACagattaacaaagaaaaaagcaaattcCTAGTGACTATCAAATGAACAGAACTAGATTGTTTAAAGAAAGCTGTCTATTCCCAAATTTATGGAGCATACAACATTAGCATGTGCAGAGGCCATGAAATAAGAAATACCGTCAACATTAAGTGCCGCATACTATCATCATAAACTCCATCTGATACCACCAGCAGGACATGACAAATGGAAGCTAGGAGAACACCAAGCTATAATGAATCCTTGCAGCACAACCAGAAACATAGAAGTTCATCAGgcattttatctttcaataacTGTAAGGATGTACTTGCAAGAAAATATGACGGATTATGCACTATCAATCAACACAGTTACTATATTTTACTCCAGCCATGAAATCAGAAGTAAAGTTCCTCTCCAGTTACCTGAATAGCTGTAAGTTCATGAGCCAACTCAGTAGAAAGGTTTTCACCGCTTAAAACTGAAATTGTGGATGAGCCATCAGGTCTCATCATCTCTGCCAAAACAGAAGGGCTAAAAACAGGctgcaaattaagaaaaaaaacagttaaaaaagtaaaagaaaaggagaagacaaAATTTTCAGTATAGTATATGAGGATAGACAGAAACAGAAGACGGCATAGCATTTGCTTTATGGTATCAGAACAATGAATATCAATTAGGGGTGTAGGATTTGATGTTCATAAACCAAACTACTGTTTTCTATGTGTAGACAAGTGACCTTGTTAAGTAGTAAGTAAATTTAGTGCAAGAATTACACAACAATAGTCTTTTACATGGATGAAAATGGGATGGAAAACCCACAACACTTGGCCCATCCCACCTAAATGGAGGGTGTAAAATGAGCAGGGTAGGTGGGTTTTGGTGTAAATTGAATAGGTTGCGTTTAGTTAGTGTCCTAGGATAAAAGAAGAGACAGAAACAATAGGGGAAGAAACATTTTTGGTTGCACGGAAGGAGACgaagacaaaaataaatgtCTCGAGAATAGTTTTGGAGTGAATTTTGTCCTTTCAAAATAGAAAGGACAAGGGGACATGTCCCCTCCGTCCCAAATATCTTCGTCTCTTTTGTCTTAAGACGTAAACAAACACTACCTAAGAGAACCCAAATCGGGCACAGGGCAGGGCAGATTTAAGGATCTCCAGACCTGATTACACAGTGTATTACTATCCCATATGTGTGTGTTCTCTTCCCATCCTTATCTCCTAGAGTAATCATCCCATCTCTATCTCCATGCTCTTTTATCAATAAGAGCCGATCAATCAATTCCCTTCAAGTTGGAAGCGAATTTCTACttgaatcaacaaaatattaactGAAACTGACAGTTTTTTGTGAAAAGTCTGGGATGAGAATCTTAAAGATTCAGATGAGTTtaggaaaaaaaccaatgaattcAAGAGACTAGATAAAGTCATTTTTAGATTGAGCCCCTGAACCCAAAAATCTAAAACGCGGAGCTTCAAATCAGCCAAAGCGTGCattatttatattcatttatGTTTCGCTAACTTATTTAAGTTTAATAGGATAAAATCATTTTCAGATTGAGTTTATGAAACTGacttcaattatatataaaaaaaaatgcctgACCTGGGTATCAAGAAGAATAAGCCTCTCAGCAGATATCCTGGGTTCAATTCCCACAGAACAATGCCTTGCCATTGCTCGGTTATCTTCAGACTGCACAGTAAACGGCGGAAGCATCCctgtatttattatatatatatagcatacaGTAGGTATTGTCATCGTTTTTGTTCATTcctttattaaaataacttgtaAAGAATCAAATATAAGTGGGTAACCTGGCGAGGTTCCATCAAAGCCATAAAGCTCATTCAAGATTGTGGACTTGCCAACCCCAGGCGGCCCAATTATTCCAACCACTGTAAAATCTGTATTCTCCGTCAGGAACTGATCCGATCCAAAATGTATGAATAgattagaaataaatatataaaaacaaataatttacgAAACTGAGGAAATTATTATGCTATGTTAGTAGTGGTATTTGTTACATACAGGGAGAAAGCGATCAATGTGGAAGTCCCAAGAATCGGAGAGGAGATTGAGAGAGGTAATTGAAGGGAGACGAGACCGATGGTGATGGTGCGGCGCTGTTTCGTCTTCGCGTCCAAATTTAGCAGCAGCGGCAGACACCGCTGGTCCAGAAGTCACCAATCCGGGAGGCTTTGCTAGTAGGATTTTGGGAGCCTGTGACTGTGATGAAGAACTCCCTGCCATTTCATTCATTAACAAACAATATGCAGGTACTCCTAGGTACTAGCTTTCTGGTTTCgagttttgtttctttcagTTTCACTTAAACGGTCAAACCCTAAGCTTTCGAAATCATGATATGTTACCCGTTGCCcgttggtttttatttttaaaaaatatttttaaaaaaatagtatttttttatttattttaaattaatttttttatattttcaaataatatgttaatgttaaaaaaataaaaaatatataattttaatatatttctaaataaaaaatattttaaaaaacaactattaacataatatcaaacacgTTTTTAATAAGTTAATGCGATTTAACCTATTTTATGaaggatattttttcaattaaaattatatctaaataatagtttttaattatttttttatattattatattaaaactatttaaaagtatttaaaaaaacattaatttaatgcttttaggtaaaaaaaattgaaaattaaattgtaatgtaaaaacaaacattaaagtgcttttcaaattgtttttcactttaaaaaataattttaattattttttaatggttttgatttgctaatatcaaaaataaaaataatttaaaaaaatatcattttgatatatttttatttgaaaaaaacttttgtaaAAACATCATATCACACATttaatatgataactaaataaaatttaatcaaaatgatttgGTTAGTGGAAAATCTTTGAATTcaaataatcttaattttaataaatttcaatattgtaatatattagatttatttttgaagaattaGTAATTTTGATCttgtgtttaaaaatacaagatcaaaataaaatctaataaaaaaaatatataatgcactacattaacaaacacttatttaacatgataacaaaatagaatttaatcaaaataatttgattactAGAAAATCTTTAAGTTCAAGCACTCTTCATTGAATTTTAGCAAATCTCGATATcgtaatatattaaatttatttttgaagaattaGTGATTTCAATCTTGCTATTTTACTTAGAAATTGActcaaaatgaagtttttataaaatcaacacACATTTTTAAGAAATAGGAACTCATTGTACGAAAAATTAAAAAcgattaatagaaaaaatagaatagcgtaggataaataaaaacatgatagaaaaatagaatagaCCAAGATCTAGTTTCATTAAAAGGCAATGAATGAATGCAGTGGTGAAGCAATAGTATCTTCAGGTGAGATGGAATCGGTTGAACGCTTGCATATTAAGTGAATAAGAACATATGAAGCTACTTTACTTGAAAAAGAGCTGCATATAACAGTCCTAGCAGGAGTCGAGAGCCGAAATAATGCTGTTACAGCAGGAGCTGCAAAACAATATCCAGCGTATGCGTGCATGGGATGGCCGTCCATGGCTACTCTGTAAATGAAGATTGAATCATTAAGAAAGGTGATCATGGAAAAGCAAGCAAGCACGAAGGCTATATATCCAGGTTGCTTTCATGAATCGACGGTGGGCTAATAAGTCAAAAAAAGCCACGTTCTTCACTCCAATACCACCTCCCGGACTCTATCAATAAGAATTAGCACGGTCTGCAAAACCATTCCGGTTTTATAATCCAGCACTCGCCATTGCTAACTTATTCACAAGCACCTGCCAAACACATTTAGTGGAGCTTTTAAAAATGGCATTGCTGTCATTGGAAAAGCCTATATAATAAAATCTCAGAGATTTGAACCCTCgttttttgaaaacaaactcatgtttttccttctttttttctcagaACCACCAGAATATAAACTGATACATAGAACACAACTTTTCTTTGCTTAAAGCAAACTCTTAAATCCAAGAAACAATACATGCCCACAAAGGGTACTTCCCATGCATGAAACTGTTAActctctaattaatttaatgaacaGTTGGGTTTGGAACACAAGCATTGATAGGCATGCTGATTGTGAGTCGAGGTATGCAACTGAGTGGGGTTTGAGAGCAGTTGCTGGCAAGTTTGATAGAGTGAGTCCAGGTATGCAACTGCAACAATTTAGACGATGAAAGCCATCAATAAGTTTTGAAGAAGAAACAACAGCATCACAGAAGGCTGAGAGCAGCAAATTAGTTCCCTCCAAGCACAGCTAAAACGTGTTTAAGAACTATGATTGTTTGTTCTCATTTAACAGACTGACTTGGAAATGGTATGTTCATAGAATGAAAGTTAAATGTGAAATAAACATGAGagttcaatttgttttaattgtttacGTGTCCCTATGTTATACAAATGAGAGCTAAGGCCATCTTCAATACAAGatacacagttttttttttcttatatccgCTGGCTATTTAGAAGAAtcaatcatattttaatatatttgatatataattattttaataatttaatattattcgaTTAACTTGACGGGTCTAAAACAACTCGGAcgattctcatttaatttaatattaaatgatgaaattgaaaaaaattcaattccccttttctctaattttttttcttcttcgagTTTTCATCGTGGTCCTGCGTAGCTAAATTCTTAGTTAGTCGAAGGAAATAAAAGCCtcataatcaataaaattgtgAGATCTaagttttcattttcaaattatatgCTTTGAGTATCGAATGTTCTTCGATGCCTATTTTCATGATTGTCTCGTTTAATTACTAGGAGCCCTACTAGTTTATAATAATTCGTTGTAATCTACAACTAGGTAGGATATTAGAACCGTAATTATTTGATCTCTCTAATTTGTGAAGCAGCTAAGATTTATTGATTTGTTGCATCAGAAACCATTAGATCTTACGAAAAACGCCCGACTAGATTAAATACAATTGATTGTTCTTGTGTTGTTTAGGTTCATCAATCTCTCTaaatcttaaggctgccattagATTAAACTTTTACCGTTTGTCTTGAGTTGTTCAGCAATTAGAGTTAATTAGATtgcttgttttataattaactaTGACTAAGGAGAGATAACGAAAATAGTCTCAATGATGAATATTTAAAGTGTGAATTGATATATACTTGtatcaataatcaattataaaattctGATGGTGAATGTTGACCTAGactaaggttttttattttgattgattttgatagTTTAATTTAAGTTGTTCCTTGTTCATGTAGCATAAAACTAGGGTAGATTCTCTTCATGGGAACGATCCTTACTCGCACAACTACATGTATTCTTAAGAGTTGGTTTTATAATTGGTTGCCTGCAACAATATACCAGtaatattcttataaaatctaaattactCTAGATTTTTCTAACAAGATCCTTGAAACTcttgaaaaatcttaaatttacagtttttattatgtatatcttaaaatattaaatcacaaactccttttcttttagagCTCATGTCTCTCGAACCTATATAAAGATGAAATAAGGGTGGATTTTATAACATAATGGATGAGGTATAATAGTTGACTCAAGCCTAAAATGAAGTCAGCCATACTTAATGGAGTTAAAGAAGTATTGACTAtgattatttatctattttaagTAATTACTCATTTATGTATATTGATGTTTGTGTTATCAAGAACTTTAATTTTggcctttaatttaatttggcaTTTACCTTGTTCTAAAAGGGTTGTTCTaagtatttaatatattttcattttgtattaacttttaattgatgaatcacgaataaaattctcaattaaaaaatcaattcagattttcttttttggactTAATTTTCTTTCGTCTAATTGAACGATATCAACAACCCTTATCTTCGTGAGCGAAATCATGAACCCACCAACATTTGTGCTACGTCAGGTGATATCAAAGCCTAGTTTTAAGATGGCTAGGCAAGGTAATCATGATGGAGAACGTCTTACAAGGTTGGAGCAGGGAGTGGAAGAAATGGTTAGGAGCATTTGGATGTTAATCGAACTTGTTAGAGGTATGCAAGTCAACGATCCAACCCCAGAAATC
This window of the Populus trichocarpa isolate Nisqually-1 chromosome 13, P.trichocarpa_v4.1, whole genome shotgun sequence genome carries:
- the LOC18104198 gene encoding uncharacterized protein LOC18104198 gives rise to the protein MNEMAGSSSSQSQAPKILLAKPPGLVTSGPAVSAAAAKFGREDETAPHHHHRSRLPSITSLNLLSDSWDFHIDRFLPFLTENTDFTVVGIIGPPGVGKSTILNELYGFDGTSPGMLPPFTVQSEDNRAMARHCSVGIEPRISAERLILLDTQPVFSPSVLAEMMRPDGSSTISVLSGENLSTELAHELTAIQLGVLLASICHVLLVVSDGVYDDSMRHLMLTVDLLKHGIPDPSSLNSAYLQSSNAGTEKENKDKVSEAEEYMATPLFVHTKLQDKDFTPCNFVELRKELAQYFSSSSFIKEKGGSMEKEQISYSVPSNSHDNDPDSKSINLFVIPLKDKDDSLKAQYKSYISALWKLRDQVLSMNGLSFARTVSERDWLKNSAKIWELVKGSAIIAEYGQALQGSGMFRR